The sequence CATCTATTTATGATACGGTTCATTCCGATTAATCCGAAATGCTCGGTACACTTGCTCCAACAAGATCAACCGCATGAGCTGATGGGGGAAGGTCATTTTAGAAAAGGATAGCTTTTCATCTGCTCGGTTGAGTACTTCGTCGCTTAGACCTAGTGAACCACCGATGACAAAGGCAATTTTACTTTTCCCATAAGTAGCTAATTTGTCTAGGGAATCAGCCAACTCCTCAGATGACTTCATCTTTCCATCGATTGCAAGGGCAATAACATACGT is a genomic window of Niallia sp. XMNu-256 containing:
- the rlmH gene encoding 23S rRNA (pseudouridine(1915)-N(3))-methyltransferase RlmH is translated as MNISIVTIGKLKEKYLKAGIQEYLKRLSSYAKVEMIELADEKAPEELSLAEMEQVKQKEGEKLLGKISTDTYVIALAIDGKMKSSEELADSLDKLATYGKSKIAFVIGGSLGLSDEVLNRADEKLSFSKMTFPHQLMRLILLEQVYRAFRINRNEPYHK